Proteins encoded within one genomic window of Bacillus sp. 1NLA3E:
- a CDS encoding GntR family transcriptional regulator — MFELDMRSRKPIYEQLVDKLKELIINEVLKTDEQLPSVRTLAQQLTINPNTIQKAYRELEIQGFIYSVKGKGSFVNPTNQTRDSEKITAVKRELEKLILEALYLGVSALELVELIQELDSLKGGGDNND, encoded by the coding sequence ATGTTTGAGCTTGACATGAGGAGCCGCAAACCCATCTATGAACAGCTTGTTGATAAATTAAAGGAACTGATCATCAACGAGGTTCTCAAGACTGATGAACAGCTGCCTTCTGTTCGGACATTGGCTCAGCAGCTGACAATTAATCCGAACACGATCCAGAAGGCATATCGGGAATTGGAGATCCAAGGCTTTATTTATTCAGTAAAGGGCAAGGGGAGCTTTGTGAATCCGACCAATCAGACAAGGGATTCGGAAAAAATAACAGCAGTAAAAAGGGAGTTAGAAAAGTTGATCTTAGAAGCACTTTACCTTGGTGTTTCTGCATTAGAATTAGTTGAATTAATCCAAGAACTAGACTCATTGAAAGGGGGAGGCGACAATAATGATTGA